Genomic window (Flavobacteriales bacterium):
GTGTCGCCGTGGAAGTCGTCGTTGAAGAGCGGGCGCAGGGCACGGTCCACAAGGCGGCTTACGAGGACCTCCCCGTCGCTGGGGCGGTTCTCACGTTTGAAGAAGCCGCCGGGAAAACGTCCGGCAGCGCTGTACTTTTCGCGGTATTCCACCTGCAGAGGCAGGAAATCGATGCCCTCGCGGGCTTCCTTGGTGGCCACTACGGTGGCGAGGATGATGGTGTCGCCGCAACGGACGGTCACGCTGCCGTCGGCCTGCTTGGCGAGGATGCCCGTCTCTAAGCTGATGGTCCTGCCACCGCCGAGGTCGATGGTCTTTTTTACTCCTGTTGGTTTCATCTGTTTTTCGTGGCGCGCCTTTCGCGCCTTTTGTTGGTTGATTGTTTTCAGTTGGGGGACCTTCGACAACCTAGCGAATGGCTGTAAAAGGGAAAAGGGCGACCGTTGCACACGGGTCGCCCTTTTGCCGGTAAGTAGTGCAAGGTGTGTGCTCCACCGGCGTGGAACTCACTTGCGCAGGCCGAGCTTGCCGATGATCGCGCGGTAACGCTCGATCTCGTGGCTCTTCAAGTAGCCCAAAAGCTGCTTGCGCTTGCCCACCAAGCTCAGTAAAGCCGTCTCGGTGCGGTGGTCTTTTTTGTTGGACTTCAAGTGCTCGGTAAGGTGCTCGATGCGCTGCGTGAACAGGGCGATCTGCCCTTCCGCACTGCCCGTGTTGGTAGCGGTGCCACCGTGGGTCTTGAAGATCTCCTGCTTTACCTCTTTCGTTGCGATCATGGTCGTAGTGTCTGCCTCTTTGGGCCGCCCGTTTGGCGGTTTTAGGGCGCGAATGTACGGTTTTTTTGAATCTGTCTTGTGTCTGCACTTCAGGGCCCTATTTCTATGAAACCGTGCGCGGCCATGTCTGACACCGACCAACCGACAACTATTCAGTTCCGGCTCATGACCTGAACATCAAGATCAACTGCGCCAGCTTGGCCTTCAGGTCCTTGCGCTCCACGATCAGGTCCAAGAACCCATGCTCCAGCACGAATTCGCTGGTCTGGAAGCCGGGCGGCAGGTCGTGGCCGATGGTCTCGCGCACTATGCGCGGGCCGGCGAAAGCGACCAAGGCTTTTGGCTCTGCAATGTTGAGGTCGCCCAGCATGGCGAAGCTGGCGGTGACGCCTCCTGTGGTGGGGTCGGTAAGGATGCTGATGAAGGGCAGTCCCTTCTTGGCCATCATGCTGAGCTTGGCGCTGGTCTTGGCCATCTGCATCAGGCTGAAGCCGGCCTCCATCATGCGGGCACCGCCGCTTTTGCTGATGATGATCAACGGGCACTTGCGGCGCATCGCGGTGTCGGCGGCCATGGCGATCTTCTCGCCCACCACGCTGCCCATGCTGCCACCAATGAATTTGAAATCCATGCAGGCGATCACCACGGGCTGCTTTTCCAATTTCCCCTCGGCGGCGCGAAGGGCGTCGTTCAAGCCGGTGGCTTTTCGCGTTTTGGCCAAGCGGTCCACATACTTCTTGGTATCAACGAAGCCCAATGGGTCCCCGGCGATCAGCTTGGCCCCGATCTCCTTGAACATGTTGTCGTCGAAGAGGATGCTGAAATACTCCGCGCTTCCGACCTTCTCATGGTGCTGGCACTTGGCGCAGACCCAGAGGTT
Coding sequences:
- a CDS encoding acetyl-CoA carboxylase carboxyltransferase subunit beta — encoded protein: MGWFNRVKEGITTATEEKKETPEGLWYKCPECSEIMTSDDHAKNLWVCAKCQHHEKVGSAEYFSILFDDNMFKEIGAKLIAGDPLGFVDTKKYVDRLAKTRKATGLNDALRAAEGKLEKQPVVIACMDFKFIGGSMGSVVGEKIAMAADTAMRRKCPLIIISKSGGARMMEAGFSLMQMAKTSAKLSMMAKKGLPFISILTDPTTGGVTASFAMLGDLNIAEPKALVAFAGPRIVRETIGHDLPPGFQTSEFVLEHGFLDLIVERKDLKAKLAQLILMFRS
- the rpsO gene encoding 30S ribosomal protein S15 → MIATKEVKQEIFKTHGGTATNTGSAEGQIALFTQRIEHLTEHLKSNKKDHRTETALLSLVGKRKQLLGYLKSHEIERYRAIIGKLGLRK